The following proteins are encoded in a genomic region of Planctomycetota bacterium:
- the aroF gene encoding 3-deoxy-7-phosphoheptulonate synthase encodes MIIVMQAGAGQTELDGVVARVEQLGLRPHVIVGTERTVVAVVGDERHAAGSGVETLPGVATVMPILAPYKVASREVQTEPTVVRAGPLEVGGRSIGVIAGPCSVETRDQILAAARAVKAAGATALRGGAFKPRTSPYAFQGLKAQGLELLAEARAETGLAIVTEVVAPEDVELVARHADVLQVGARNMQNYRLLEAVGGVDRPVLLKRGPAATVEELLLAAEYVLNGGNRAVMLCERGIRTFEAHTRFTLPLATVPWLHARTHLPVVVDPSHGTGHASLVPALAAAAVAAGADGLIIEVHPDPKTASSDGGQSLDFPSFARTMETCRRVAAAVDRVIAAPKSGTPAPTARG; translated from the coding sequence ATGATCATCGTGATGCAGGCCGGTGCCGGCCAGACCGAGCTCGACGGCGTCGTCGCGCGCGTCGAGCAACTCGGGCTCCGCCCGCACGTCATCGTCGGCACGGAACGGACGGTTGTCGCGGTCGTCGGCGACGAACGCCACGCCGCCGGCAGCGGCGTCGAGACGCTCCCGGGCGTGGCCACGGTGATGCCGATCCTCGCCCCCTACAAGGTTGCCAGCCGCGAGGTGCAGACGGAGCCGACGGTGGTCCGCGCCGGGCCGCTCGAGGTGGGCGGTCGGTCGATCGGCGTGATCGCCGGCCCCTGTTCGGTGGAGACCCGCGACCAGATCCTCGCCGCTGCCCGGGCCGTCAAGGCGGCCGGTGCCACCGCCCTGCGCGGCGGTGCCTTCAAGCCGCGCACCAGCCCCTATGCGTTTCAGGGGCTCAAGGCGCAGGGGCTCGAGCTACTCGCGGAGGCCCGCGCGGAGACCGGGCTGGCGATCGTCACCGAGGTGGTGGCGCCGGAGGATGTGGAGCTGGTCGCGCGCCATGCCGACGTGCTCCAGGTCGGCGCGCGCAACATGCAGAACTACCGGCTTCTCGAGGCGGTCGGCGGCGTCGACCGGCCGGTCCTCCTCAAGCGCGGTCCGGCGGCGACCGTCGAAGAGCTGCTGCTGGCGGCCGAATACGTCCTCAACGGCGGCAACCGCGCGGTGATGCTCTGCGAGCGCGGGATCCGCACGTTCGAGGCCCACACCCGCTTCACGCTGCCGCTGGCGACGGTGCCCTGGCTCCACGCCCGGACCCATCTGCCCGTCGTCGTCGATCCCAGCCACGGCACGGGCCATGCGTCGCTGGTGCCGGCACTGGCCGCGGCGGCGGTCGCCGCCGGCGCCGACGGCCTGATCATCGAGGTCCATCCCGATCCCAAGACCGCGTCCAGCGACGGTGGGCAGTCGCTCGACTTCCCGTCGTTCGCCCGGACGATGGAGACGTG